A genomic window from Diospyros lotus cultivar Yz01 chromosome 2, ASM1463336v1, whole genome shotgun sequence includes:
- the LOC127794288 gene encoding ras-related protein RABA6b-like, producing MADSFDDECDYLFKAVLIGDSAVGKSNLLSRFARDEFHLDSKPTIGVEFAYRNVKVGDKLIKAQIWDTAGQERFRAITSSYYRGALGALLVYDITRKGTFENLKKWLHELREFGSSGMVVVLVGNKSDLDHSREVGTEEGRTLAKLEGISFLETSALENLNVEEAFLQMITQIHQVTSQKTLEAKSNDMGMGAPTLHGAKQIINVDEVSATKHATCCSY from the exons ATGGCCGATTCCTTTGATGATGAGTGTGATTATCTGTTTAAGGCCGTCTTAATCGGCGACTCGGCTGTCGGGAAATCCAATCTTCTCTCCAGATTTGCCAGAGATGAGTTTCACTTGGATTCTAAACCCACCATTGGGGTTGAATTTGCTTACAGGAATGTCAAGGTTGGGGATAAACTCATCAAGGCACAGATATGGGACACTGCAGGGCAAGAAAG ATTTAGAGCCATAACAAGCTCTTATTACCGTGGTGCACTAGGCGCATTGCTAGTTTATGACATAACTCGAAAGGGAACCTTTGAGAACTTGAAGAAATGGCTGCATGAGCTGAGGGAGTTTGGCAGCTCAGGCATGGTGGTAGTTCTTGTTGGCAACAAATCCGATTTGGACCACTCGCGGGAAGTTGGCACAGAAGAAGGCCGAACCCTCGCCAAGCTAGAAGGGATTAGTTTTCTCGAGACCTCTGCGCTCGAAAACTTGAATGTCGAAGAGGCTTTTCTCCAAATGATTACTCAAATTCACCAAGTTACAAGTCAAAAGACCTTAGAAGCAAAGTCTAATGACATGGGGATGGGGGCGCCAACCCTCCATGGAGCAAAGCAAATTATCAATGTTGATGAAGTATCTGCAACTAAACATGCAACCTGTTGttcatattga